Below is a window of Streptomyces sp. ITFR-16 DNA.
GATTCCCTCCCCTCCGAGCCCTGTCGAGTCCTGCCGATGTCCTGCCGATCCGACGCTCGGGACGCCCGGAGGAGTCGCGGCCTCGAGCCCCCAACCCCGCGCGCAGGGCCGCGCCGTGGAGAGATCGTACGGATTTCCTACGCGGGGGTAGGCTCGCGCGCCCCTCTTGCTATACCTTCCGTCTAACAGCTTGCTAGACGTCACGTCTAACAAGCGAGGGACGGCGCTCGGCGGCCTTCGATCTCATCGGGCGGGGCCCGGGGTGAGAGGCAGGCGGCGGGCGGCGTCGGGTCGATTTCTCGATTCAAGGAGTCGCAGCATGGCAAGCAGCACCGTCCGGCCGGAGGACCAGGACCGGCTCGCCGAGCAGGATGTCGCCCGGCGCCTTCTGGACTCGGCCGCGAAGCTGTCGTACGACCCGGCCACCGAGGTGGACTGGAACACCCCGCTCGACACGGACCACCACGGCGCGAGCCCCGAGTGGAGCACGCTCTACGGCACCGCGTACTGGCAGGAGTTGACGGAGGATCAGCGCAAGGCGCTGACGCGCCAGGAGGCCGCATCGGTCGCCAGCACGGGCATCTGGTTCGAGATGATCCTCCAGCAGATGGTGCTGCGCGACATCTACGCCAAGGACCCGACCGACGCGCGCTTCCAGTGGGCGCTGACCGAGATAGCCGACGAGTGCCGGCACTCCATCATGTTCGCGCGCGGCGCGGCGAAGCTCGGCGCCCCCGCCTACCGTCCGCGCCGACCGGTGGTCGAACTGGGCCGCGCCTTCAAGACACTTGCCTTCGGCGAGGCCGCGTACGCCGCGATCCTCGTGGCGGAGGAGGTGCTCGACGTGATGCAGCGCGACTGGATGCGGGACGAGCGCGTCGCGCCGTTCGTCCGCACGATCAACAACATCCATGTGGTGGAGGAGTCGCGCCACATGAAGTTCGCCCGCGACGAGACCCGCAAGCGGCTGCGCGGAGCGGGCCCGGTGCGCCGGCAGATCAACTCGCTCGTGATCGCCATCGCCTCGTACTACATCGTCACCAGCATGGTGAACCGCGAGGTCTACGCCAACGCGGGGCTGGACCCGGCGCGGGCCCTGCCCGAGGCGAAGGCCAACGAGCACCACAAGTCCCTGATGAGGTCCAGCTGTTCGGGCCTGATGGAGTTCCTGGCCTCGGCCCGCCTCCTGACCAAACCGGCCCTGTTCTTCTACAAGCGCGCCCACCTGATCTGACCCGAGCCGAGAGCCCGAGCCGACCATGACCTACGCCATCACCCAGACCTGCTGCAGCGACGCCACCTGCGTCGCCGTGTGCCCCGTCAACTGCATCCACCCCACGCCCGAGGAACGGGCCTTCGGCAGCACGGAGATGCTCTACGTCGACCCGAAGACCTGCATCGACTGCGGTGCCTGCGCCGACGCGTGCCCGGTCGACGCGATTTTCCCGGTGGACAGCCTCTTCGGGGCGCAGAAGGAGTACGCCGGCATCAACGCGGCGTACTACGCGGACCGGGAGCCCGAGCCCGCCGCCGACGGGCCGAACTTCCACACCTGGGGCGAGCCCTCCTTCACGCGCAGCCTGCCCTCGGACTTCGCGCCGATCCGGGTGGCGGTCGTCGGCACCGGACCCGCCGGGATGTACGCCGCCGAGGACCTGCTCCTGCACACCAACGCCGAGGTGACACTGGTGGACCGGCTGCCGGTGGCCGGCGGCCTCGTGCGGTACGGGGTGGCGCCCGACCACCCCGGGACGAAGGGCGTGGGCGAGAACTTCGCGCGCTTCCACTCCCACCCCCGGGTCCGGATGCACCTGGGGGTCGAGGTGGGCAAGGACATCACCGCCCAGGAGCTCGCCGCCCATCACGACGCGGTGATCTACGCGGTCGGCGCCGGTGCGGACCGCCGGCTCGGCATCCCGGGCGAGGACCTTCCGTCGAGCATCGCGGCCACGTCGTTCGTGGCCTGGTACAACGCCCACCCGGAGGTGGCACCGGACTCCGTCGGCCTGTCGGCGGAGCGGGTGATCGTCGCGGGCAACGGCAATGTGGCGCTCGACGTGGCGCGCATCCTCGTGAGCGATCCCGCCGCGCTGGCGGGCACCGACATCGCCGACCACGCCCTCGCGGCGCTGCGGAACTCGGCGGTGCGCGAGGTCGTCCTGCTCGGCCGGCGCGGCCCGCAGGACGCCGCCTGCACGGCTTCCGAACTGCTCGCGCTCAAGCATCTGCCGGGTGTGGAACTGGTGGTGGACGACGAGGACCCGCGCACCGGCGCCGCGATCGACGGCGCGGCCCCGGGGAGCGCGGCGGCTCTGCTGCGGGACGTTCCGCGCGAGCGGGTGGACTGGGCGCGGTCGCCGGCCGAGGGGCGGCGCATCGTCCTGCGGTTCCACTCCGCCGCGGTGCGGGTGCTCGGCGAGTCCGGTGTCGAGGGGCTGCGGGTCACGGCCGCCGACGGTGAGCGGGAGATCCCGGCGGGCCTCTTCCTGCGCGCGATCGGCTACCGGGGCCTGGCGGTGCCGGGCCTGCCCTTCGACGAGGCGACCGGCACCGTCCCGCACGCGGGCGGCCGGGTGACGGGCCTGCCCGGGACGTATGTCGTCGGCTGGATCAAGCGCGGGCCCTCGGGCGGGATCGGGGCCAACCGCACCTGCGCGGCCGAGACCGTGGGCACGCTCCTGGCGGACGCCGTCGCGGGCGCGCTCCCCTCCCCCGCGCACCCGGCCAAGGCGTTCCCGCGTCTCGTCCGGAGCCGGGGCCGCCATGTCGTGGACGCCCGCGGGCTGGCCGCCATCGACCGGGCGGAGCGGGCGCGCGGCCGGGACCGAGGCCGCCCGCGCGTCAAGTTCGGCACGGTCCCGGCGCTGGTCGCGGCGGCCAAATCCGGCCGCTGGCGGACTCCGGGCTGAGCCGGGTCACCTTCTGCGCCGGGGCCGGTGGATCAGAACTCCTCCGGCTCCGGCATCTCCTGCGCCGCCGCCTGCCCCCTGGACCGCTTGCCGACCACGGCGGCGGCGGCCACCGCGCTGCCCGCGAACGCCAGGGCGACCATCCACGGCTTGTCGAACGCGTGGCGCGTGGCGTGGTCGACGGAGTAGCGGCCGGGTCCTGTCAGGCCGATCGCGGCGGCGGTGAAGCCGAGGAAGGCCGGGTACTCGTAGCCGCCGCCCTGTGCGAAGAAGCCCGCGGGCGCGTGGACGGCCACGGCGCCCGCCATGGCGCCGGCGGCGGCCGCGCCGGCCGCCGGGGTGGCCAGGCCCAGGGCCAGCAGGGCGCCGCCGCCCGCCTCGCCCAGCCCGGCCGCGATGGCGCTGTGCTTCGGCGGGTGGAACCCCATGGCCTCCATGGCGGCGGTGGTGCCCTCGATGCCCCCGCCGCCGAACCAGCCGGCGAGTTTCTGGCTCCCGTGCGCGGCCAGCACCGCACCGGTGCCGACGCGGAGGAGAAGCAGACCGAGGTCACGACGGTTGACGCTGCCCATGAGGGTCTCCGGGAGGGTTCGGGGGCCCGGCCTGGCGCACAGCGGCCCCGGGTGCCGTACGGAACCACTCTCCGCGCCCCGGGGCCCCGGCATGCCCCGTTGTTACGCCGTCCGGGCGGGACCGGGCCGGGACGTGAGCCGTGACACAGTGCGACGAACGTCATTGTGCAACTTGTTGCACAATGACGTCCGGGTGCTCTAGAACTGGCGGAACGACACTGCGCGAGGAGCCGCCACATGAGCCCGTACCCGCATCTGCTGAGCCCGCTCGACCTCGGGTTCACGACCCTCCCCAACCGGGTGCTGATGGGGTCGATGCACATCGGCCTGGAGGAGGTCGAGAACGGCTTCGAGCGGATGGCAGCCTTCTACGCCGCCCGCGCGCGCGGCGGCGTGGGCCTGATGGTCACCGGCGGCATCGCCCCGAGCGAGCAGGCCTGCTCGCTCCCCGGCGGCGCCAGGATGACCACCGCGGCGGAGGCGGCCGAGCACGCCCGGGTGACCTCGGCCGTGCATGCGGCGGGCGGCCGGATCGCCATGCAGATCCTGCACTTCGGCCGGTACGCGCACCACCCCGCTCTGGTGGCCCCGAGCGCGATCAAGGCCCCGATCAGCGCGTTCACCCCGCACGCGCTGACCGACGACGAGGTGGAGGCGACCATCGAGGACTTCGTCACGGCGGCGGCGCTCGCGCAGAGCGCGGGGTACGACGGCGTCGAGATCATGGGCTCCGAGGGCTATCTGATCAACGAGTTCATCGTCTCGGCGACCAACCACCGCGAGGACCGCTGGGGCGGCTCGTACGAGAACCGCATCCGCTTCCCCGTCGAGATCGTGCGCCGGGTCCGTGAGCGGGTCGGCAGCGACTTCATCCTCATCTACCGGCTCTCCATGCTGGACCTGGTACCCGGCGGTTCCACCCTCGACGAGGTCGTGCGGCTGGCCCGCGAGATCGAGGCGGCCGGCGCGACGATCATCAACACCGGCATCGGCTGGCACGAGGCCCGCATTCCCACGATCGCGACGTCGGTCCCCCGCGGGGCGTTCACCTGGGTCACCGAGAAGGTGCGCGGCGCCGTCTCCGTACCGCTGGTGACGAGCAACCGCGTCAACACCCCCGAGGTCGCCGAGGAGATCCTCGCGGCGGGCCGCGCGGACATGGTGTCGATGGCCCGGCCGTTCCTCGCCGACCCGGATTTCGTCGCGAAGGCGGCCGAGGGCCGCGCGGACGCGATCAACACCTGCATCGGCTGCAACCAGGCCTGCCTGGACCACATCTTCAGCGGCCGGGTCACCTCCTGCCTGGTCAACCCGCGCGCCTGCCACGAGACGGAACTCGTCCTGTCGCCGACCCGCACCCGCAGGCGCGTCGCGGTCGTCGGCGCCGGTCCCGCCGGGCTCGCCTGCGCCGTGACGGCGTCCGAGCGCGGGCACGAGGTGACGCTCTTCGACGCGGCCGAGGAGATCGGCGGGCAGCTCAACGTGGCCCGCCGGGTGCCCGGCAAGGAGGAGTTCAACGAGACACTGCGCTACTTCCGCACCCGGCTGGCCGAGGAGAAGGTCGACGTCCGGCTCGGCACCCCGGTCGGCGTCGAAGGCCTCGATGGCTTCGACGAGATCGTCCTCGCCACCGGGGTCACCCCGCGCACTCCGGAGATCCCGGGCGTCGACCACCCCAGCGTCGTCAGCTACCTCGACGTGCTGCGCCACGGCGCGCCGGTGGGCGACCGGGTCGCGCTCGTGGGGGCGGGCGGCATCGGCTTCGACGTCGCCGAGTTCCTGACGGACGGCGGGGAGGCGGCGAGCCTGGACCCGGAGGTCTTCTTCCGGCAGTGGGGCGTCGACACGGACTACCGCGAGCGGGGCGGTCTCGGCACCGCCGAGCGTCCGAAGTCCGCGCGCACCGTCCATCTCCTCCAGCGCAAGGCCACCAAGGTCGGTGCGGGTCTCGGCAGGACGACCGGCTGGATCCACCGCACCGAGCTGCGGCACCGGGGCGTCACGATGATCGCGGGCGTCGGCTACGACCGGATCGACGACGAGGGCCTCCACGTCACCGTGGACGGCGAGCGGCACCTGCTGCCGGTCGACACGATCGTGCTCTGCGCGGGCCAGGACCCCCGCCGGGACCTGTACGAGCAGCTGCTGGCCGCCGGCCGCCGCGCCCATCTGATCGGTGGCGCCGACGTGGCGGCCGAGCTGGACGCCAAGCGGGCGATCCGCCAGGGCACCGAACTGGCCGCCTCGCTCTGACCCGCGCGCTCCCACGGACGGCCCGCCCGTGGGAGCGTCCGGCCGTCCTTAGGATGCATCCCATGTCACTCCCGCACGCGATCCTCACGGCCCTGCTGGAGAAGCCCTCGTCGGGGCTGGAGCTGACCCGCAGGTTCGACAGGTCGATCGGCTACTTCTGGTCGGCCACGCACCAGCAGATCTACCGCGAGCTGGGAAAGCTGGAGCAGGCAGGGCAGATCAGGGCCCTGACACCGGCGCAGCCGGCCCGCGGCCGGAAGAAGGAGTACGAGGTGCTGCCCGCCGGCCGGGAGGCGCTGTCGGCCTGGGTCGCCCGCCAGGAGGACCCCAAACAGGTACGTGATCCGCTGCTGCTGCGGATGCGGGCGGCGGCGGTCGTCGGGGCGCCCGGGCTCGACGCGGAGCTGGGGCGCCATCTGGAGCTGCACCGGCGCCAACTGGCGGAGTACCTGGCGATCGAGGAGCGGGACTTCCCGCCCGGGCGGGACGCGCCCGAGGACCGGCTGCGCCATCTGGTGCTGCGCGGCGGCATCGATCTGGAGAACTTCTGGATCGGCTGGCTGACCCGCGCCCTGGCGGACCGCCCGGCCGCGACGGAGGGGTGAAGCGGCGGACCGGGGACCGTCAGGAGCGCCCGGCCCTGATCCGTCGCAGGTGTCCGTGGCCGTGTTCCTGCTGGAGGGCCCGCGGGCTCCTGATGACCACCCGGGACGGGGTGGCGGCGGGACGCGGTCCTGCCACGACGGCCTCGACGGCGGGCGCGGTCCCGGCCTGGGCGCGGCTGAGCAGGATCACGCCCCGCGCGGCGGCCGCCGTCCCCAGCAGGGCCGGAATCAGGGCGCCGGTGCCGCCCTGGAGCCGCTCCCCCAGCAGCGCCAGGCCGATGGCGGCGGCGGCCACCGGGTTGGCGAGTGTGACGACGGCGAGCGGGGCGCCCAGACCCCCTTGGTAGGCGGTCTGCGAGAGCAGCAGCCCGCCCATCGCGAAGGCGGAGACCAGCACGGCGACGACGACCAGCCGCCAGGTGAGCAGCGGGCCCGTCGTGTGGTCGGTGACGGCGACGGTCAGGGTCTGGGTGAGCGCGGACGCGACCCCGGAGGTGATGCCGGA
It encodes the following:
- a CDS encoding DoxX family membrane protein, with the protein product MGSVNRRDLGLLLLRVGTGAVLAAHGSQKLAGWFGGGGIEGTTAAMEAMGFHPPKHSAIAAGLGEAGGGALLALGLATPAAGAAAAGAMAGAVAVHAPAGFFAQGGGYEYPAFLGFTAAAIGLTGPGRYSVDHATRHAFDKPWMVALAFAGSAVAAAAVVGKRSRGQAAAQEMPEPEEF
- a CDS encoding NADPH-dependent 2,4-dienoyl-CoA reductase codes for the protein MSPYPHLLSPLDLGFTTLPNRVLMGSMHIGLEEVENGFERMAAFYAARARGGVGLMVTGGIAPSEQACSLPGGARMTTAAEAAEHARVTSAVHAAGGRIAMQILHFGRYAHHPALVAPSAIKAPISAFTPHALTDDEVEATIEDFVTAAALAQSAGYDGVEIMGSEGYLINEFIVSATNHREDRWGGSYENRIRFPVEIVRRVRERVGSDFILIYRLSMLDLVPGGSTLDEVVRLAREIEAAGATIINTGIGWHEARIPTIATSVPRGAFTWVTEKVRGAVSVPLVTSNRVNTPEVAEEILAAGRADMVSMARPFLADPDFVAKAAEGRADAINTCIGCNQACLDHIFSGRVTSCLVNPRACHETELVLSPTRTRRRVAVVGAGPAGLACAVTASERGHEVTLFDAAEEIGGQLNVARRVPGKEEFNETLRYFRTRLAEEKVDVRLGTPVGVEGLDGFDEIVLATGVTPRTPEIPGVDHPSVVSYLDVLRHGAPVGDRVALVGAGGIGFDVAEFLTDGGEAASLDPEVFFRQWGVDTDYRERGGLGTAERPKSARTVHLLQRKATKVGAGLGRTTGWIHRTELRHRGVTMIAGVGYDRIDDEGLHVTVDGERHLLPVDTIVLCAGQDPRRDLYEQLLAAGRRAHLIGGADVAAELDAKRAIRQGTELAASL
- a CDS encoding PadR family transcriptional regulator, which encodes MSLPHAILTALLEKPSSGLELTRRFDRSIGYFWSATHQQIYRELGKLEQAGQIRALTPAQPARGRKKEYEVLPAGREALSAWVARQEDPKQVRDPLLLRMRAAAVVGAPGLDAELGRHLELHRRQLAEYLAIEERDFPPGRDAPEDRLRHLVLRGGIDLENFWIGWLTRALADRPAATEG
- a CDS encoding FAD-dependent oxidoreductase yields the protein MTYAITQTCCSDATCVAVCPVNCIHPTPEERAFGSTEMLYVDPKTCIDCGACADACPVDAIFPVDSLFGAQKEYAGINAAYYADREPEPAADGPNFHTWGEPSFTRSLPSDFAPIRVAVVGTGPAGMYAAEDLLLHTNAEVTLVDRLPVAGGLVRYGVAPDHPGTKGVGENFARFHSHPRVRMHLGVEVGKDITAQELAAHHDAVIYAVGAGADRRLGIPGEDLPSSIAATSFVAWYNAHPEVAPDSVGLSAERVIVAGNGNVALDVARILVSDPAALAGTDIADHALAALRNSAVREVVLLGRRGPQDAACTASELLALKHLPGVELVVDDEDPRTGAAIDGAAPGSAAALLRDVPRERVDWARSPAEGRRIVLRFHSAAVRVLGESGVEGLRVTAADGEREIPAGLFLRAIGYRGLAVPGLPFDEATGTVPHAGGRVTGLPGTYVVGWIKRGPSGGIGANRTCAAETVGTLLADAVAGALPSPAHPAKAFPRLVRSRGRHVVDARGLAAIDRAERARGRDRGRPRVKFGTVPALVAAAKSGRWRTPG
- a CDS encoding diiron oxygenase — its product is MASSTVRPEDQDRLAEQDVARRLLDSAAKLSYDPATEVDWNTPLDTDHHGASPEWSTLYGTAYWQELTEDQRKALTRQEAASVASTGIWFEMILQQMVLRDIYAKDPTDARFQWALTEIADECRHSIMFARGAAKLGAPAYRPRRPVVELGRAFKTLAFGEAAYAAILVAEEVLDVMQRDWMRDERVAPFVRTINNIHVVEESRHMKFARDETRKRLRGAGPVRRQINSLVIAIASYYIVTSMVNREVYANAGLDPARALPEAKANEHHKSLMRSSCSGLMEFLASARLLTKPALFFYKRAHLI